One genomic segment of Polyangia bacterium includes these proteins:
- a CDS encoding CBS domain-containing protein — protein sequence MQCSEIMKKDVVCLNLRDTVQVAAIRMRDANIGFLPVIEASGKVLGTLTDRDIAIRLVAEDRSASSCAVEEVMSREVVACRPTDELGHAEVLMAEHKKSRMLITNEDGYLEGVLSLSDVARMEGARRTASTMRQVTSREGRL from the coding sequence ATGCAATGTAGCGAGATCATGAAGAAGGACGTTGTTTGCCTCAATCTCCGGGATACGGTGCAGGTGGCCGCCATTCGCATGCGCGACGCCAACATCGGTTTTCTGCCTGTGATCGAGGCGAGCGGAAAAGTCCTGGGCACCCTGACCGATCGGGACATCGCGATTCGCCTGGTCGCCGAAGATCGCTCCGCTTCATCTTGCGCCGTCGAGGAGGTCATGAGCCGCGAAGTTGTTGCCTGCCGCCCGACCGATGAACTCGGCCACGCCGAGGTGTTGATGGCCGAGCACAAGAAGTCGCGCATGTTGATAACGAACGAGGACGGCTATCTGGAAGGCGTCCTCAGCCTTTCAGACGTCGCGCGGATGGAGGGTGCCCGGCGGACTGCCAGCACGATGCGCCAGGTGACCTCGCGAGAAGGGCGGCTATAG
- a CDS encoding DUF3175 domain-containing protein: MSTTRKPTNRRWSQRVTRTSNALDLEAGVFKKKSAHAIAASLKRSAEGSRRRKTSSFRSAMSMLTFFMNRAGKGLSAADQSRLRRAKDELRRLYGRAPAL; the protein is encoded by the coding sequence TCGCCGCTGGTCGCAACGGGTCACCCGAACCAGCAATGCGTTGGATCTCGAGGCGGGCGTGTTCAAGAAGAAAAGCGCCCACGCAATCGCCGCCTCTCTCAAGCGCTCGGCCGAAGGCAGCCGCCGCCGAAAAACCAGCTCATTTCGGTCGGCCATGTCGATGCTCACTTTTTTCATGAACCGAGCCGGCAAGGGGCTGTCGGCTGCCGACCAGTCGCGCCTCCGACGGGCCAAGGACGAGCTGCGCAGACTTTACGGACGAGCGCCAGCGCTATAG